A genomic region of Pelodiscus sinensis isolate JC-2024 chromosome 1, ASM4963464v1, whole genome shotgun sequence contains the following coding sequences:
- the ENO2 gene encoding gamma-enolase, whose translation MSIEKIRAREILDSRGNPTVEVDLYTEKGMFRAAVPSGASTGIYEALELRDNDKFRFLGKGVLQAVDHINSTIAPALLGSGLSVVDQEKIDNLMLEMDGTENKSQFGANAILGVSLAVCKAGAAEKDVPLYRHIADLAGNTDLILPVPAFNVINGGSHAGNKLAMQEFMILPVGAESFRDAMRIGAEVYHNLKSVIKEKYGKDATNVGDEGGFAPNILENSEALELLKEAIDKAGYTEKIVIGMDVAASEFYRDGKYDLDFKSPDDPSRYISADELGDLYQSFVRDYPVVSIEDPFDQDDWEAWSKFTANVGIQIVGDDLTVTNPKRIERAVEEKACNCLLLKVNQIGSVTEAIQACKLAQENGWGVMVSHRSGETEDTFIADLVVGLCTGQIKTGAPCRSERLAKYNQLMRIEEELGDEARFAGHNFRNPSVL comes from the exons ATGTCCATTGAAAAGATCCGTGCCCGGGAGATCCTGGATTCCCGCGGGAATCCCACCGTAGAGGTGGATTTGTATacagaaaaag GCATGTTCCGTGCTGCAGTTCCCAGCGGCGCTTCTACTGGCATCTATGAAGCTCTGGAGCTGCGAGATAATGACAAGTTCCGATTCCTTGGGAAAG GGGTCCTGCAGGCCGTGGATCATATCAACAGCACTATCGCCCCCGCTCTCCTGGGCTCT GGCCTCTCTGTTGTGGATCAAGAGAAAATAGACAACCTCATGCTAGAGATGGATGGAACAGAAAACAAAT CTCAATTTGGAGCCAATGCCATCCTGGGAGTCTCTCTGGCTGTGTGCAAGGCAGGTGCTGCAGAGAAAGATGTGCCCCTGTATCGACACATTGCTGACCTGGCTGGAAACACTGACCTCATACTGCCTGTGCCC GCCTTCAATGTGATCAACGGAGGCTCCCATGCAGGGAACAAGCTGGCCATGCAGGAGTTTATGATCCTTCCTGTGGGGGCTGAGAGCTTCCGGGATGCCATGCGCATTGGGGCCGAGGTCTATCATAACCTGAAGAGCGTAATCAAGGAGAAATATGGGAAGGATGCCACCAATGTAGGCGATGAAGGTGGCTTTGCCCCCAACATCCTGGAGAACAGCGAAG CTCTGGAACTCCTCAAGGAAGCTATCGACAAAGCTGGCTACACTGAGAAGATCGTCATTGGCATGGACGTGGCAGCATCTGAGTTCTACCGGGATGGCAAATATGATTTGGACTTCAAATCCCCCGATGACCCCAGCCGCTACATCTCTGCAGATGAGCTGGGCGACCTCTACCAAAGCTTTGTTCGTGATTACCCTG TGGTCTCCATTGAGGACCCCTTTGATCAGGATGACTGGGAAGCCTGGTCCAAGTTCACAGCCAACGTGGGGATTCAGATTGTGGGGGATGACTTGACGGTGACAAACCCCAAGCGCATTGAGAGAGCGGTTGAAGAAAAAGCCTGCAACTGCCTCTTGCTCAAAGTCAACCAGATTGGATCAGTTACTGAAGCCATCCAAGC CTGTAAGTTGGCCCAGGAGAATGGCTGGGGAGTGATGGTGAGCCATCGATCTGGGGAGACTGAAGACACCTTCATTGCTGACCTGGTTGTGGGGCTGTGTACTGGGCAG ATAAAGACAGGAGCTCCCTGCAGGTCTGAGCGACTGGCCAAATACAACCAGCTTATGAG
- the LRRC23 gene encoding leucine-rich repeat-containing protein 23 isoform X1 — MSNEEFEDDYNANEPEKEGEEGEEEKEPTEEEEESLTPRLLTEEIMKEGLSLLCKTGNGLAHAYVKLEAKEKDLTDISLLQNYIHLRYVDLSENLLRDLSPLGSLIHLLWLKVDGNRLTSPCLPELPYLQIASFAHNRIKDTEGITHPRLGSLSLKGNEIQVISGLDPGKLTDLHTLELRGNRLETTAGLHLPKLKNLYLAQNSITRLEGLEDLVQLTTLHLRDNRIETLDGFSKRMKCLQYLNLRGNVVLNLQEMAKLQVLPMLRALVLMDNPCFDEGGYRMEALVLLPRLERLDKDFYEEDERTEADDIRRRRQDEEQEMEESVLGEMTE, encoded by the exons ATGTCGAATGAGGAGTTTGAGGACGACTACAATGCCAACGAAccggaaaaggagggggaggagggggaggaagagaaggagccaacagaggaggaggaggag AGCTTGACTCCCCGCCTTCTGACAGAGGAGATAATGAAGGAAGGCCTCTCCCTCTTGTGTAAAACAGGCAACGGCTTGGCTCATGCCTATGTGAAACTAGAGGCAAAGGAAAA GGATCTGACAGATATCAGCCTTCTCCAGAACTACATTCACTTACGTTATGTGGATTTGTCAGAGAACCTGCTGCGAGATCTGTCTCCTCTGGGCAGCCTCATCCACCTGCTGTGGCTGAAGGTGGATGGGAATCGGCTGACCAGTCCCTGCCTGCCAGAGCTGCCCTACCTGCAGATTGCCAGTTTTGCTCACAATCGTATCAAGGACACAGAGGGCATTACCCACCCACGTCTGGGCAGCCTCAGCCTTAAAG GGAATGAAATCCAAGTGATATCAGGTCTGGATCCAGGGAAACTGACAGACCTGCACACGCTGGAGTTGCGAGGAAACAGGCTAGAGACCACAGCAGGGCTGCACCTGCCAAAGCTCAAGAATCTTTACCTG GCCCAAAACTCCATTACCCGGCTCGAGGGCCTggaggatctggtgcagctcacGACCCTGCATCTACGTGACAACAGGATCGAGACCCTGGATGGCTTCTCTAAGAGAATGAAGTGCCTGCAGTACCTCAATCTGCG GGGGAATGTGGTTCTGAACCTTCAAGAGATGGCAAAGCTGCAGGTGCTGCCCATGCTGCGGGCGCTGGTGCTAATGGACAATCCCTGTTTTGATGAAGGGGGATACCGGATGGAGGCTCTGGTGCTGCTTCCCCGTCTGGAGCGTCTCGACAAGGATTTCTATGAGGAAGATGAGCGGACAGAGGCTGATGACATACGGCGGAGACGTCAAGATGAGGAACAG GAAATGGAAGAATCTGTCCTGGGGGAAATGACAGAGTGA
- the LRRC23 gene encoding leucine-rich repeat-containing protein 23 isoform X2 produces MSNEEFEDDYNANEPEKEGEEGEEEKEPTEEEEESLTPRLLTEEIMKEGLSLLCKTGNGLAHAYVKLEAKENLIHLLWLKVDGNRLTSPCLPELPYLQIASFAHNRIKDTEGITHPRLGSLSLKGNEIQVISGLDPGKLTDLHTLELRGNRLETTAGLHLPKLKNLYLAQNSITRLEGLEDLVQLTTLHLRDNRIETLDGFSKRMKCLQYLNLRGNVVLNLQEMAKLQVLPMLRALVLMDNPCFDEGGYRMEALVLLPRLERLDKDFYEEDERTEADDIRRRRQDEEQEMEESVLGEMTE; encoded by the exons ATGTCGAATGAGGAGTTTGAGGACGACTACAATGCCAACGAAccggaaaaggagggggaggagggggaggaagagaaggagccaacagaggaggaggaggag AGCTTGACTCCCCGCCTTCTGACAGAGGAGATAATGAAGGAAGGCCTCTCCCTCTTGTGTAAAACAGGCAACGGCTTGGCTCATGCCTATGTGAAACTAGAGGCAAAGGAAAA CCTCATCCACCTGCTGTGGCTGAAGGTGGATGGGAATCGGCTGACCAGTCCCTGCCTGCCAGAGCTGCCCTACCTGCAGATTGCCAGTTTTGCTCACAATCGTATCAAGGACACAGAGGGCATTACCCACCCACGTCTGGGCAGCCTCAGCCTTAAAG GGAATGAAATCCAAGTGATATCAGGTCTGGATCCAGGGAAACTGACAGACCTGCACACGCTGGAGTTGCGAGGAAACAGGCTAGAGACCACAGCAGGGCTGCACCTGCCAAAGCTCAAGAATCTTTACCTG GCCCAAAACTCCATTACCCGGCTCGAGGGCCTggaggatctggtgcagctcacGACCCTGCATCTACGTGACAACAGGATCGAGACCCTGGATGGCTTCTCTAAGAGAATGAAGTGCCTGCAGTACCTCAATCTGCG GGGGAATGTGGTTCTGAACCTTCAAGAGATGGCAAAGCTGCAGGTGCTGCCCATGCTGCGGGCGCTGGTGCTAATGGACAATCCCTGTTTTGATGAAGGGGGATACCGGATGGAGGCTCTGGTGCTGCTTCCCCGTCTGGAGCGTCTCGACAAGGATTTCTATGAGGAAGATGAGCGGACAGAGGCTGATGACATACGGCGGAGACGTCAAGATGAGGAACAG GAAATGGAAGAATCTGTCCTGGGGGAAATGACAGAGTGA